The DNA region GCCACGGCGATCTCACGAGCGCCCGCGGTGCCTCCGCCCTCGGCGATCCACGCGTCCTCGCCCTCGGCGCGATCCACTGCCGCGCGCATGGTGTACAGCAGGTTCGTCCCGGTGTCGGAGTCGGGCACCGGGAAGACGTTGAGGGCGTTGATCTCCTCGCGGCGCGCGGCGAGCTGCTCGACGCACCGCCGCGCCCAGGTGAGCAGACCGTGCGCGTCGAGGGTCGAGGGTCGGTCCTCGACATGTGTCGACTCCTGCGTCATCACCCCTCCTCACCGCGCGCCCACCCCTGCGGTCATGTTCCCGGTCGGCGCGGCCAAGCCTAGTACCCTCACCACTCGACAGCTGTCCGACTAGCCGAGACGGCCGACACGACACGGGAGCACCACATGACCACAGCACTCACCGACACCCCGCTCGTCACCCTCGCCGACGGGGTCCTCACGGTCCCCGTCTCGTTGGAGGGCAAGGGGAACTCGCTCGACTCGGATGCGGTCGACCAGGCGGGCATCGCCCTCCGCGCGCTCCTGGCCGGCGAGATCGACGCCGGAGCGGTGCTGCTGGTGGGCCTGGGGAAGAACTTCTGCAACGGCGGCAACGTCCCGGGTTTCGCGGCCGCCGAGAATCGTTCGGAGCATGTGCGAGAGCTCGCGGACAGGCTGCACGCGGTCGTCCGCATGCTCGATGAGGTCACCGTCCCGGTGGTCGCCGCGGTCGCCGGGTGGGCGGCCGGCGCGGGCGCCTCGCTGGCCATGTCCGCGGACTTCTCGGTCTGCGGGCCGGCCACCCGCCTGTTGGCGGCTTATCCGGGAATCGGGCTCTCCCCGGACGGTGGCATGTCGTGGCGTCTGCCGCGCGCGGCCGGTCAGGCCGTGGCGCGGTCGTTCATCCTCGGGAACGAGCCGATGGACGGCGAGCGCGCGTACCAGCTGGGTCTGCTCACGATGTTCGTCGAGGGCGATGTCCGCGACGCCGCCCGCGACCTCGCGGTGCGACTCGCCGCCGGGCCGCGCGAGTCCTACGCCGCCACGAAGGCGCTGCTGCGTGCCTCGGAGAGCGCCACGCTGTCGGACCAACTCGACGCCGAACGCGATTCGATCGCCCGCCTGGCCGTCTCCCGGGACGGCGTGGAGGGGGTGGACGCCTTCGTCGCCAAGCGCTCCCCCGAGTTCGGACGGGGCTGACCTCCCGGCACTGCTCGCTACATCTATAGAGGGCTGGAGGGGAGACGCCAGTCCACCGGTTCGGCGCCGAGCCGTCGCAACTCCTCGTTCGCACGGCTGAACGGTCGCGACCCGAAGAACCCCCGCGACGCGGACAGTGGCGACGGATGCGCTGACGCGATCACGGGGGTGTCCCCCAGCATGGGCGTCAAGGACTGGGCGTCGCGGCCCCACAGGATCGCCACCATCGGTCGGTCCCGCCCGACCAGTGCCTCGATCGCCGTGGCGGTCACCGCCTCCCACCCCTTCCGACGGTGGGAGGCGGGC from Dietzia sp. B32 includes:
- a CDS encoding enoyl-CoA hydratase/isomerase family protein, whose protein sequence is MTTALTDTPLVTLADGVLTVPVSLEGKGNSLDSDAVDQAGIALRALLAGEIDAGAVLLVGLGKNFCNGGNVPGFAAAENRSEHVRELADRLHAVVRMLDEVTVPVVAAVAGWAAGAGASLAMSADFSVCGPATRLLAAYPGIGLSPDGGMSWRLPRAAGQAVARSFILGNEPMDGERAYQLGLLTMFVEGDVRDAARDLAVRLAAGPRESYAATKALLRASESATLSDQLDAERDSIARLAVSRDGVEGVDAFVAKRSPEFGRG